From Ruminococcaceae bacterium KH2T8, one genomic window encodes:
- a CDS encoding 8-oxo-dGTP diphosphatase produces the protein MSRFNITTECYIRRGDEILFIHKGRNDMNTGKYLGIGGHLEEGESPNECIVREIEEETGIRADEITGLRMRAVITFVNTVYEDEYIHLYEAEYIGTEDPSTRYCGEGELEWINKADIYSLPIWEGDKVMFDKMLESPDFFELKLTYDKDILTASKIY, from the coding sequence ATGAGCAGATTTAATATAACGACTGAGTGTTACATCAGACGTGGTGATGAGATACTCTTTATCCACAAGGGAAGAAACGATATGAATACGGGTAAGTACCTCGGGATCGGAGGTCACCTTGAGGAAGGCGAGTCACCTAATGAATGTATCGTCAGGGAGATAGAAGAAGAGACGGGCATTAGAGCCGATGAGATCACGGGTCTACGGATGAGAGCAGTCATCACCTTCGTAAATACCGTATATGAAGATGAGTATATACATCTTTACGAAGCGGAATATATCGGTACGGAGGATCCTTCGACCAGATATTGCGGAGAAGGCGAGCTCGAATGGATAAATAAGGCAGATATCTATTCGCTGCCCATATGGGAAGGCGATAAAGTGATGTTCGACAAGATGCTCGAAAGCCCTGATTTCTTTGAGCTCAAGCTCACTTACGACAAGGATATCCTGACGGCTTCGAAAATTTATTAA